The uncultured Paludibaculum sp. sequence ATTCTGGCGGCATTACTGGTTGTGGTTCTCCTGTGGGCCACCACCCGGCCCGATCGATTCCAGGTGGAGCGGAGCGCGGACATGCAGGCTCCTCCCGAAAAGATCATCGCGTTCATTGAGGACTTTCACCAGTGGGGTGCCTGGTCGCCCTTTGAGAAGCTCGACCCGGAGATGAAGCGCACCTTCAGCGGCGCCGAGAAGGGCAAGGGCGCGGTCTACGAATGGGTGGGCAACAGCGAGGCCGGCACGGGTCGCATGGAGATCGCCGATATTGCGCCGGGCTCGAAGGTCACCATCCAGTTGGATTTCACCAAGCCATTCGAAGCGCACAATATCGCTGAATTCACGTTGGTGCCTGTGAATGGCACGACACGCGTAACCTGGAGCATGCGCGGACCGCAGCCCTACGTCGCCAAGCTGATCGGGTTGTTCATGAGCATGGACAGCATGGTGGGCAAGAACTTCGAAACGGGCCTCGTGAATCTGAAGAGCCTGGCCGAGAAGTAAAATTACCAACGACCGGATTTTAGAGCGGCTGGGGCGCGCGTCCCAGCCGCATGAATCACTGCTTCCCCGCGCGATCGCGCATCTGCTGGCGCATCTCCTCGCGCATCTTCTTCAACTCGTCCATCTGGGGCTTCGACAGCACCTTGCTGAGCTTGCCTTCGGTCTCCGACTGCACGCCGCGCATCTCGCGGGCCATTTTCATCTTGCCGCGGCGGTTCTGATCGCCACTGTGATTGTCCCTGATGGACTTCAATTGCTGAAGCTCATCCATCACAATCGGGCGCACCTGCTCCTCCTGCTCCGGGGTCAGCTTCAGCCTGTCTTTCATCTGTTGCAGGCGTTCCAGGGCACGCTCTTTCCGCTGCTCCTGCGTGGCGGCGTCCTGCTGCGCCGGTGAGGGGACCATCCAAATCGCCAGGGCCGTCGCGGCTATACACACTCGTAGTATCGTCATATCCTTCATTCCTCTCGTTCTTTAGTTATTCCGGCGAGTTGCCCCTGTCGGTCGATCCGAGGCTCCCAGTTTCGCCGCACTGCCCGTCCCTGTTCCTGTCCGTTCCGGCGCCGGCAACGGCCCTGAGGCCGATGCGCTCCGCGGCGATGGCGGAATCAGATTCTTCAGGATCTCCTTCAGCGGGAAGTAGTACTGCAAAAACCCTCTAAAACTCTCGGTTGCCACAACCACCTGCAAGTCGCGGCTCCGATCAATGAATGGTGTCCAACCGGTCAGCCCGGGACTACTATTCCAGGTCGTCCGGCCATTCTCGTCCAAATCTTCCAGCCAGTTGCCGATGCCGTAGCGATTTAGCGCGGCTTTTGGATCGTAAACCGACGCTCGTTGAAACGGGGACTCGACAATGGGTACCCCGCGTGTCTGATCGCTGAGCAAGGCATCCACAGCCTCAGAGGATAAAACCCGGCGGCCCTCAAAAAGTCCTCTCCCCGCGATCATTCGGAGAAATTTCATATAATCGCTGACCGTCGAACGCCCGCCGCCGGAAATACGCGGATTCTTAGTCCGCCCTTTGTACTCGTAGTCGGTCAATACCAGGCCCAATGGCTCCGCGACACGCTCGCGGAACAGCGTCTGCCAGTCCTTCCCCGAAGCCACTTCGGCCACGCGCCCCGCAATCTGCATGCCGGCGCCGGAGTAGATGAATCCGGTCCCCGCGGGGATCTTTAGCGGCACCTTGGCGATCGCCTGCGCGCACGCATCCAGAGTCGTGGATGCGTCGCCGATACACCGGTCAACAAGCGGAAACTCACCACCGAAACCCGAAGTGTGGCTCATCAGTTGCCGCACGGTAATGGTAGATTTCTCACCGGTCATATA is a genomic window containing:
- a CDS encoding SRPBCC family protein; this encodes MKKILAILAALLVVVLLWATTRPDRFQVERSADMQAPPEKIIAFIEDFHQWGAWSPFEKLDPEMKRTFSGAEKGKGAVYEWVGNSEAGTGRMEIADIAPGSKVTIQLDFTKPFEAHNIAEFTLVPVNGTTRVTWSMRGPQPYVAKLIGLFMSMDSMVGKNFETGLVNLKSLAEK
- a CDS encoding serine hydrolase domain-containing protein — protein: MKRAFQAWSWLFSAMLLLAAAPEAWGQSYDFSQLDKLLRRASATLPAGLEVAIVHNGQEIYHKEFGRWRENRQGVIASSSKWLSGAVIMSLVDDGTLSLDDKASHYLPYMTGEKSTITVRQLMSHTSGFGGEFPLVDRCIGDASTTLDACAQAIAKVPLKIPAGTGFIYSGAGMQIAGRVAEVASGKDWQTLFRERVAEPLGLVLTDYEYKGRTKNPRISGGGRSTVSDYMKFLRMIAGRGLFEGRRVLSSEAVDALLSDQTRGVPIVESPFQRASVYDPKAALNRYGIGNWLEDLDENGRTTWNSSPGLTGWTPFIDRSRDLQVVVATESFRGFLQYYFPLKEILKNLIPPSPRSASASGPLPAPERTGTGTGSAAKLGASDRPTGATRRNN